The Palaemon carinicauda isolate YSFRI2023 chromosome 33, ASM3689809v2, whole genome shotgun sequence genome contains a region encoding:
- the LOC137626215 gene encoding actin nucleation-promoting factor WASL-like, producing MSPSRHARQASSPSHQSGWASPPPASPSGAPTPPASQSGPPHSRQPGLASPLPQPCRAYPVLQAQVGLPPPASPGGPLPLLPDRIQELSVVGSTGLPASRQHGRPPPIPPARAPSPLPASPGGPHLVPPAWAGLAPFRQPGRASLLPVSLGRPPLLLPARAGLPPACQPRRASHLPPA from the exons ATGTCCCCCTCCCGCCATGCCAGGCAGGCCTCCTCCCCCTCCCACCAGTCCGGGTGGGcctctccccctcccgccagcccaagTGGGGCTCCCACCCCTCCCGCCAGCCAGAGCGGGCCTCcccactcccgccagcccgggctggCCTCCCCCCTCCCACAGCCCTGTCGGGCCTACCCCGTCCTACAAGCtcaggtgggcctcccccctcccgccagcccaggaggGCCTCTCCCCCTCCTGCCCGACCGG atacaggaactttCTGTTGTTGGCTCgacggggctgcccgcttcccgccagcacGGGCGACCACCCCCCATCCCGCCAGCCAGGGCGCCTAGCCCCcttcccgccagcccaggcgggcctcacctcgtcccgccagcctgggcgggcctcgcCCCCttccgccagcctgggcgggcctccctgCTTCCCGTCAGCCTGGGCAGGCCTCCCTtactcctgccagcccgggcgggcctccctccCGCCTGCCAGCCCAGGCGTGCCTCCCACCTCCCACCAGCctag